In Blastopirellula sediminis, the following proteins share a genomic window:
- a CDS encoding 3-keto-disaccharide hydrolase — translation MNITSKITAAFAVSLLSLGLAIAEEPASGSLPKAFIDGTGDGWRSLGEEDFQNVNCFEDTWTFKDGGIQCTGKPVGVMRSKKEFTNFELVLQWKHLKSGGNSGCFVWTIPAEVEKLTKPGLPAGGIEVQILDHGYKDSYKKSTGKEGDWFSTNGDIFPVGKSKLTPFPPLSPNGSRSFPSKELSKGVGEWNHYYVRAINGEVRLWVNGEEVSGGNNAVPATGYLCLESEGSPIEFRNIRIRELP, via the coding sequence ATGAACATCACCTCCAAAATCACCGCCGCGTTCGCTGTTTCGCTTCTCTCCTTGGGCCTGGCGATTGCCGAAGAGCCCGCTTCCGGTTCGCTGCCGAAAGCGTTCATCGACGGGACCGGCGACGGCTGGCGTTCGCTCGGCGAAGAAGACTTCCAGAACGTCAACTGCTTTGAAGATACTTGGACCTTCAAAGACGGCGGCATCCAGTGCACCGGCAAACCGGTCGGCGTGATGCGTTCCAAGAAGGAGTTCACCAACTTCGAGTTGGTGCTGCAGTGGAAGCATCTGAAATCGGGGGGCAACTCCGGCTGCTTCGTCTGGACCATTCCGGCCGAAGTCGAAAAGCTGACCAAACCGGGCCTGCCGGCCGGCGGCATCGAAGTGCAGATTCTCGATCACGGCTACAAAGACTCCTACAAAAAATCGACCGGCAAAGAAGGAGATTGGTTCAGCACCAACGGCGACATCTTCCCGGTCGGCAAGTCGAAGCTGACCCCCTTCCCTCCTCTGTCGCCCAACGGCTCGCGCAGCTTTCCTTCTAAGGAGCTGAGCAAAGGAGTTGGCGAGTGGAATCACTACTACGTCCGCGCGATCAACGGCGAAGTCCGCTTGTGGGTCAACGGCGAAGAAGTCTCCGGCGGCAACAACGCGGTACCGGCGACGGGCTACCTTTGCCTTGAATCGGAAGGAAGCCCGATCGAATTCCGCAACATCCGCATCCGCGAACTGCCGTAA
- a CDS encoding DUF1559 family PulG-like putative transporter, whose translation MPRLLSTFQRLTRGMMGLIVVLLLGAAAFSCCFPYQAKSQADLETIARAVYNYRDLFNDFPPLVVTDAEGTPLHSWRVLIVPMVESNGFYDAYDLDSAWNGEANVDLRDGTRRDDGAKFPNPSDVAGAFTSERRPHILETIYVAVARGPLQERPFDHGNEAPQAGHYLSRDQSFIILEVQNSGIHWMEPRDVKLQLESFPEWTGVDDIRDQIVRSVEVFRTTSYDYKDAWRVRDREETLAYLDSLRERP comes from the coding sequence ATGCCGCGACTATTGTCCACCTTCCAACGACTCACGCGGGGGATGATGGGCCTGATTGTCGTCTTGCTGCTGGGTGCCGCGGCCTTTTCCTGCTGCTTTCCCTATCAGGCGAAGAGCCAGGCCGATTTAGAAACGATAGCGCGGGCAGTCTATAACTATCGGGATTTGTTCAACGATTTTCCCCCGCTGGTTGTGACCGACGCCGAGGGAACTCCGCTCCATAGCTGGCGAGTGCTGATCGTTCCCATGGTCGAATCCAATGGCTTCTATGACGCATATGATCTCGACTCTGCCTGGAACGGCGAAGCGAATGTCGACTTGCGAGATGGAACGCGGCGAGATGACGGGGCGAAATTCCCGAATCCCTCCGACGTCGCTGGGGCCTTCACTTCGGAGCGAAGGCCCCACATCCTTGAGACGATCTACGTGGCGGTGGCGCGGGGACCGTTGCAGGAACGCCCGTTTGACCATGGCAATGAAGCGCCGCAGGCAGGGCATTATCTGTCGCGCGATCAATCGTTCATCATTCTCGAAGTCCAGAACTCCGGCATTCATTGGATGGAACCACGCGACGTAAAGCTGCAGTTAGAGAGCTTTCCTGAGTGGACGGGCGTCGACGATATCCGTGATCAGATCGTCCGTTCCGTCGAGGTCTTTCGTACGACGTCCTATGACTACAAGGATGCGTGGCGCGTGCGTGATCGGGAGGAGACGCTCGCTTATCTTGACTCGCTGCGCGAACGTCCTTAG
- a CDS encoding serine/threonine-protein kinase — MNEQSIFCQALELTDPDQRAEYLDEACGDDVALRRQVESLLEADERSGDFLKVPAMRQFAPAADDSIDCSSPTRCEPGDSPAEINLSFLQPSASPNSLGLLGHYEALQVLGRGGCGIVLKAFDNKLHRVVAIKVIAPELATTSPARKRFLREARAAASLHHENIVSIYSVEDEPIPFLVMEYLDGGTLQDRVDETGPLDVAETLQIGRQIAEGLAVAHSTGLVHRDIKPCNILLDSSSQRIKISDFGLARTADDASITQSGVIAGTPLYMSPEQARGEAVDPRSDLFSLGGVLYLMCSGRPPFRAATTIAVLKRVIEDEPRTIAEIIPDVPAPLTELIAMLHAKDPSDRYQTAAEVAKQLADFERRYAQDGHLLQSRNENKVTLAETGRRDRRTSNRWPLAAAVAIFLVAVIGVGWSEASGTTSLSQTVVRLFTKTGTLVVEIDDPGVAVRIDGKDLVISTPGVQEIRLRPGKYQLQATKDGRPVGQELITITQNGRQTVRVTQEGPLSVPPAQHLLEPMPAFDAGAPVSRKPHFAGEAGGIGDWVMEGDELVQKKPGKAVMLFGSPNWTDYDVTVEARSLYAGPKSEGSALFFRALSDRDNCVLITGSYGGTIMDVTKRVRGEWIRIGMPYGIEHEFRRWYTQKVEVRGDHIRCFVDGKMMFDRHDDSHPRGMIGLGSHNTVTRWRNLKVTAPDGTVLWEGFPDVPTGEYKSQATWNDFQLGSYALSWKGSTIRTLDKTYHHGETPDNPNMQLCEVSIDAPQELLPTDLEPFAVARNLRKLEFRFPEITDATIPFLSQLKQLTELNLEGSGISQAGYEQLKTALPDCKIQWKLLEAKE, encoded by the coding sequence ATGAACGAACAATCGATCTTTTGCCAAGCTCTCGAACTGACCGACCCCGATCAGCGAGCGGAATATCTCGACGAAGCTTGCGGCGACGACGTTGCGCTGCGGCGACAAGTGGAATCTCTGCTGGAAGCCGACGAGCGATCGGGCGACTTCCTGAAGGTGCCCGCGATGCGTCAATTCGCTCCCGCCGCCGACGATTCGATCGATTGCAGTTCGCCAACGCGATGTGAGCCTGGCGATTCTCCGGCCGAAATCAACTTGTCGTTCTTGCAGCCTTCCGCTTCTCCCAATTCGCTCGGTTTGCTCGGGCATTACGAAGCGCTGCAAGTCTTGGGACGAGGGGGCTGCGGGATTGTGTTGAAAGCGTTCGATAACAAACTGCACCGCGTCGTCGCGATTAAAGTGATCGCGCCTGAGTTGGCGACGACGTCGCCGGCTCGCAAACGTTTTCTGCGCGAAGCGAGAGCGGCGGCGAGTCTGCACCACGAGAATATCGTCAGCATCTACTCGGTGGAGGATGAGCCGATTCCTTTCCTGGTCATGGAGTATCTCGATGGCGGAACGTTGCAAGACCGCGTCGATGAAACCGGACCGCTCGACGTGGCCGAAACGTTGCAGATCGGCCGCCAGATTGCGGAAGGTCTCGCCGTCGCCCATTCCACGGGACTCGTTCATCGCGACATCAAGCCGTGCAACATCTTGCTCGACTCCAGCTCGCAGCGGATCAAGATCAGCGATTTCGGTTTGGCGCGAACGGCGGACGACGCCAGCATTACGCAAAGCGGCGTGATTGCCGGCACTCCGTTGTACATGTCGCCGGAGCAAGCTCGCGGCGAGGCTGTCGATCCGCGTAGCGATCTGTTCAGTCTCGGCGGCGTTCTCTATTTGATGTGCAGCGGCCGACCTCCCTTCCGCGCTGCGACGACGATCGCCGTCTTGAAACGGGTGATCGAGGACGAGCCGCGCACGATCGCCGAAATCATTCCGGACGTCCCGGCTCCGCTGACGGAGTTGATCGCGATGTTGCACGCGAAGGATCCGAGCGATCGCTATCAAACGGCGGCCGAAGTCGCAAAGCAGCTGGCCGACTTTGAACGTCGCTACGCGCAAGATGGACATCTCCTCCAATCCCGAAATGAAAACAAGGTTACGCTTGCCGAAACAGGAAGACGCGATCGCCGCACCAGTAATCGATGGCCACTGGCCGCGGCGGTCGCGATTTTTCTGGTCGCCGTGATCGGCGTCGGCTGGAGCGAAGCGTCCGGAACGACCAGCTTGTCGCAAACGGTCGTGCGTCTCTTCACGAAGACCGGAACGTTGGTCGTTGAAATCGACGATCCTGGCGTTGCGGTGCGAATCGACGGCAAAGACCTGGTAATCTCTACGCCCGGCGTGCAGGAGATTCGCCTGCGGCCCGGCAAGTACCAGTTGCAAGCGACCAAGGATGGCCGACCGGTCGGCCAAGAGCTGATCACCATCACCCAGAATGGCCGCCAGACGGTTCGCGTCACGCAGGAAGGCCCGCTGAGCGTTCCGCCGGCCCAGCATTTGTTGGAACCCATGCCAGCGTTTGACGCGGGCGCCCCGGTAAGCCGAAAACCGCATTTCGCCGGCGAAGCGGGAGGGATCGGCGATTGGGTCATGGAGGGAGATGAACTGGTCCAAAAGAAGCCAGGCAAAGCGGTCATGCTGTTCGGTTCGCCCAACTGGACCGACTATGACGTCACCGTCGAAGCGAGGAGCTTGTACGCTGGTCCCAAGTCGGAAGGGAGCGCCCTTTTCTTTCGAGCCCTTTCCGATCGCGATAATTGCGTGCTGATCACCGGCAGCTATGGCGGCACCATCATGGACGTCACTAAACGGGTCCGAGGAGAATGGATTCGAATTGGTATGCCGTATGGAATCGAGCATGAATTCCGGCGGTGGTACACGCAAAAGGTGGAAGTTCGCGGCGACCATATTCGCTGCTTCGTCGATGGAAAAATGATGTTCGATCGTCATGACGATTCGCATCCGCGCGGCATGATCGGCCTCGGTTCGCACAACACGGTCACGCGTTGGCGCAATCTGAAAGTCACCGCGCCCGATGGGACGGTCCTGTGGGAAGGTTTCCCCGACGTGCCGACCGGCGAATACAAGTCGCAGGCGACCTGGAATGATTTCCAGCTCGGCAGCTACGCTCTGTCGTGGAAGGGTTCGACCATTCGCACGCTCGACAAGACCTATCATCACGGCGAGACGCCAGACAACCCAAACATGCAACTTTGCGAAGTTTCAATTGACGCTCCGCAAGAGCTGCTTCCCACCGACTTGGAACCGTTCGCCGTCGCTCGCAACTTGCGCAAGTTGGAGTTTCGTTTTCCTGAAATCACCGATGCGACGATTCCCTTCTTGTCGCAACTGAAACAGCTGACCGAGTTGAATCTCGAAGGATCGGGGATCTCGCAAGCAGGCTATGAACAACTGAAAACCGCACTACCCGACTGCAAGATTCAGTGGAAGCTGCTCGAAGCGAAGGAGTAG
- a CDS encoding DUF4291 domain-containing protein — MSNFREIRADFDRETIVVYQAYNDAIADAALSAGQFVAPFSFQRMTWIKPSYLWLMERSGWGAKPNQTRILAVRILRSGWDAALRQAVLTSYHSGVHRSQDEWRSQFADAIVHVQWDPERSLRGKKLEYRSIQVGVGRHLITEYAEKWTREIVDLTPLTAKLRQFRQAGDYDKAKRLLPRESIYKVEEATAARLGIES; from the coding sequence ATGTCCAACTTTCGTGAAATCCGCGCCGACTTCGATCGCGAGACGATCGTCGTCTATCAGGCGTACAACGACGCCATCGCCGATGCTGCGCTTTCGGCCGGCCAGTTTGTCGCTCCGTTCTCCTTTCAGCGGATGACCTGGATCAAGCCTTCTTACTTGTGGCTGATGGAGCGGAGCGGTTGGGGCGCCAAGCCGAATCAAACGCGGATCCTCGCCGTGCGCATCTTGCGAAGCGGCTGGGACGCAGCGCTGCGGCAAGCGGTCCTCACTTCCTATCACAGCGGCGTCCATCGTTCGCAAGACGAGTGGCGCTCGCAGTTCGCTGATGCGATCGTCCATGTCCAATGGGACCCTGAACGATCGCTTCGCGGCAAGAAGCTCGAGTACCGCTCGATCCAGGTTGGCGTCGGACGTCATCTGATCACCGAGTACGCGGAAAAGTGGACTCGCGAAATCGTCGACCTCACGCCGCTGACCGCCAAGCTTCGTCAGTTCCGCCAAGCTGGCGACTACGACAAAGCGAAGCGATTGTTGCCGCGCGAGTCGATCTACAAGGTGGAGGAAGCGACCGCTGCGCGGCTGGGGATCGAATCGTGA
- a CDS encoding ECF-type sigma factor, whose amino-acid sequence MSKFLEAAQAVHSGDPNAADRLFPLVYDELRALASTHLAREKPGHTLQPTALVHEAYLRLLGDDESPTWNSRGHFFSAAAIAIRRILIDHARRKQSQKRGGDLARHDLDVVAAALPEPREDLLALDEALDRLKQIDSLAADVVQLLYFGGLTISEAAKVLEISPRTTRRRWAYARAWLRRELEQGEANSDA is encoded by the coding sequence ATGAGTAAGTTTCTCGAAGCCGCGCAAGCCGTGCACTCAGGCGATCCAAACGCCGCCGATCGCTTGTTTCCGCTTGTCTATGACGAATTGCGAGCGCTCGCGTCGACCCACCTAGCTCGGGAAAAGCCAGGGCACACGCTGCAACCGACCGCCTTGGTACACGAGGCCTATTTGCGTCTCTTGGGCGACGACGAGTCGCCGACCTGGAACAGCCGCGGCCACTTCTTCTCGGCGGCGGCCATCGCGATTCGCCGGATCTTGATTGATCACGCGCGTCGCAAACAAAGCCAAAAGCGGGGAGGCGATCTCGCCCGGCACGATTTGGATGTCGTCGCAGCCGCATTGCCGGAGCCGCGTGAAGACTTGCTTGCCCTCGACGAAGCGCTCGATCGCTTGAAGCAAATCGACTCGCTCGCCGCTGACGTCGTACAACTCCTTTACTTCGGCGGACTTACGATTTCTGAAGCGGCGAAAGTCTTGGAAATTTCCCCCCGCACAACGCGTCGCCGCTGGGCGTACGCCAGGGCCTGGTTACGCCGTGAATTGGAGCAGGGCGAGGCGAACTCAGACGCTTAA